The genomic segment CATTTCCAGCGTCATGGCTTAGTTTACGAACGACAGAGCGCAAACGGACGATTTCAGCGCGGTTCAGGCTCATCTTGTGTTGGAAACGAGCATTCCTTCAGGCTCATCTTGCATTGGATAATTCTGGAATTTGCAGTGGGCGTTCAGAAAAGGTAAAATTACTCATTACTACATGTGGGGATGCGCTTAAATCCAGACTTCGAACGCAGAGGACCAATGCACAAATTGACATTGCACGCGATTGCCAAAGTGCTCGACATATTGCAAAAACCATTCCTGACCAACGAGGAGGAAGACCCCTCCAACCGGGTCCTCTTTGAGTTCGCGGACATCGTAAATGCCATGCCCGACGCCAAAATACTGGAAGTCGGCTCAAGAAACGTAACCGGTGAAACCCATAAGAGAAGAAATTGCTTCCATAATCAGGCCGGTTATACCGGATTTGACGTGCTGGCCGGAGAGAATGTTGATATCGTGGGCGACGCGCATGAACTGTCCTCATATTTCTCAGCGAATTCATATGACGCGGTCATGGCGAGTTCCGTGTTCGAACATTTGCTCATGCCATGGAAAGTCGTTCTGGAAATGAATATTGTGCTGAAAAAAGGCGGTTATTTATACATATCCGTGCCTTCTATCTGGCCTCCCCATGAATTGCCTTGTGATTTTTGGCGTTATCTGCCGAATTCGTTTGACGGGCTGTTAAACAAATATACCGGATTTAAAATACTTAAAACCATCGAAGGTGTGCCTTGCCGGGTGGTTTCGCTCGCCGGTGACAAAGGAACACGCAACCACATCCTTTACAAACAAAACCAGCATGTCGCATTGATAGCGCAGAAAATCGGAGATCCCGACCAGAACTTGAAATGGGATGTCAAGCTTCAAGATATAACAAGTTGCGCCTATCCTCATTGAGCCCGTACCGGAAATCTTAACCTGAATGTTTCAGTTGGTTGCGAGGGCCGAGGCGAAAAAGCGCGAAATAATGCCGAACAAAATTATCCGCGCGCGCCTCACTGCGCGAAAGGATAATTTTGTGAAGGCAGTATGAAGCGATTTTTCGCCGAATCCCGCAATCCAACTGAAACATTCAGGTTAATAATTACATAGCGGAGAACGCATTAAAACGTTCTCCGCTATTTGCGGAATAGTATCAGTGGTCAATCTATTTTACGCATAACAATCCGGACGTTCGCGGTCCCCGTTGTTGTAAAAATGGACATAGAGAAAGCGTATGCGCCACCTGTCCATCTCCCGCCAAAGAAAGTCGTGTTGGTATTCACATAAGTTTGCTGCTGGCCTGTGTGCAAAATATACTTATTAGGACCTATGTAAAACCGGATAGTACAACTCATTGCATTGGTGTCGCCAGAGCACAATTTGCCATCTGAATTAGACGTATAACCATTGCCCGCGTTATTATTCGTGTCGCTTTCAGTGAATCCAGCTCCGTTATATTTGGCGGAAGAATCAGAATTGAACCGATATCGCAAATCGCCCCCGGAAGTAACCCCGATAATTGTCATCTCATATGTGCCCGTGGTAAAATTAACCGCGTAAGTACCTGTTGACTGCCCGACCCAATTGTTGGATATGAGCACCTGCGGTAAAAATGCCGGATACCCATCCACGAAAACATTCCCTTGCGAAAACGCCGCGGTGGACACAAATGTTTTTGTCCCGGAAACAGTTTCCGTTGATGCGGCGGGAGAAGCCCATTGCAATACTCCGGGCGTCAGCGATTCTCCAAGATATTGCCCATTGCTTCCTTGCGTTGATGGCATGGTGTAGGGCACATTATTGAGCGTAAGCGTTCCGGAAACGGTCGCCGTGGCCGCAGCTATGCCGTAATCAGCCTTGATGCTGCCATTGACTTCAAGTTTCTCTACCGGGTTTGCCGTGCCAATGCCGATACTACCGCCATTTAACTGATAGCCGCCCGCGAATCTGGCCCCGAAAGTGTCGGTGGAGGTCAGAACGAAGTCCGCGTCCTGCGAATCGGAAACGGCAAACGCGCCATTTGCCGTGGCTTTCGCGCGTCTGCCCGCCGCGAAAGAATAGGAACCGTATGCGGTATTGTTTTCCCCGCCCGGCACCGTGGCGGAGGTACCGGACGCAGTGTTGGAATAGCCGCCACCCACTGCGGCGTTCTCGGCGGAAGCGGTGTTGAGATTGCCCCCGCCTACGGAGACGTCTATTCCCGAAGCCAGGTTATAATAGCCTCCGGACACGACCGCATCATAATTGGAAGCCGTGTTATGGTAGCCGCCGGCAACCACCGTTCTTATCTGGGAAACTGTGTTGTTGCTTCCGCCGGAAATGACCGCATCGTTAGCGTTTGCTTGATTGTACGCGCCTCCGGACACAACGGATTCCGTGGCGGTAACGGAATTGCCATTGCCGCCGGATACGACCGAATCCGCACCGGAAACAGAATTGTAATAACCACCGGACAACACGGAACTGTTTCCCGAAACCGAATTATGGTATCCGCCAACCAGAACCTCGTAGTCGCTTCCTGTTGCGATGTTGTTGCTTCCGCCCGCTATCACGGAATCCCCTGTGGACACCGTGTTGTATTCGCCGCCGGATATCACGGATTTCGTGCCGGAAACGCTGTTATTATTGCCGCCGGATATGGTCGAATAAGCGCCGGAGTTCGCGTTAACATAACCGAACACGAAGGAGTAATTCTGTATTTGCGCGTCATTCCACGCGGAATCGTACACCGTCCCGGCCCTGAACGCCGCCTTCGCAGGAATCCACATCAGCCGCGTTCCCGCGCCGGACACGGGCGTTGAACCGTTCGTTCCATTAACCAAAACGCTGCCGCCGGAAACTGCCAAACCGGCTCCAGTAATCGTCAGTGACGAATTTGCTACCGTAACGCTTTGTGAGGAGTCTGCATAAATCTGTGATTTCGTTACGGTTACGGAATCGGTGTATACCGGGACGGAACTTGCAGTTCCGCCGGATGTGTTCAGAACATCGGCGTGCGCAACCGCGCACGCCAGCAGGAGGTACGGAATAGCTGCTATTTTCATATTTTCCCCGTAACGACTTTTTTGACCGTGTTTTTTTCGCGCATGGTTTTCGGTTTGGCCTGCCCGGCTTTGCGGAATTCAGCGAGTTCCTTGCGCTGCTGCACACGCAGGGATTCTACGGCCTTGGCATGGGAAAGCGTCAAATCTTCCAGTGATTTGAGCACTTCGGCCTTGTCTTTGCCGCGTAGCTTTTCACGCAGAGCATTGACTTCCTGAATTTGCACATTGCGCAACTGCATTACGGCAACCGCGTGCTCTTTAATCAAATCCGCATCAGTTTTTGCCGAAACAGCAGCTATTCCCGAACATATAAGCAGGATGGAAAAGAACACCGTTCTTGTTCTCATTCAATCCTCCCCAAGGATTTAGCAACCATGATTGGAAGCATACTAGTTTTTTTGGAGTACCTCCAATCGGTTTTCAACGCGATTGACACCGGCGGGGGGGGTTTTGTACAAAATCAGAAAGGACCGGCACACGGCCGGCGGCAGTGCAGCGAACATGTCTAAGGAGAGATATCATGAAATCAGGCAAAACGGGAATTTTCGTTGTGTGCGCGGCAGGCGCGGCAATGGCCATGCTTTCCGCCTGCGGTGGGGACAAGGCAACGGTCCAGAACGCCAGCCCGATAGCGGCCCAGGCCCCGGAATGGGTGAACAGGGGCGGCGCGGCATTCGCCGGCAAGGACACAGGCAAGTATTTCTACGGGGTGGGCATGGTCTCCGGCGTGCAGAACCGCGCGCTGGCGGTAACGGCGGCGGACCAGCGCGCCCGCGCGGCGATAGCCGAGACTCTCTCCAACTACGTCGCCAGGCTTACAAAGGACTACATGGCCTCCACCACCGCCGGAGCCATGGACAAGTCCAGCGAGGAGCAGAATATCTCCTCCACTCTGAAAGGCTTCACCCAGATAACCCTCAACGGCGCGATAATCATAGACCACTGGAGAGACCCCTCCGACGGCACCATGTTCTCGCTTGCCAAGCTGGACATGGCTTCCGTCGCGCAGACGCTTTCCGAAGCCAAGGAACTGGACGCCAAGGTGCGCGATTTCGTGCGCGCCAACGCCGACAAGGCCTTTGATGAGCTTGGCGCCGCGGAACAGCAGAAACACTAACCTATGAAAAAAGCATATCTGATACCCGCCGCCTGCGCGCTGGCGCTGGCCTGCGGCTGCGGCACCTCGGTGCAGAGAATGGACGCCAACGAGGTAAAAGACGTCAGCGGCGCATGGAACGACACCGACTCGCGCCTTACCGCAGAGGAGATGATGGCAGACTGCCTCTCCCGCCCCTGGTACGACAACGCCAAAGCCCAGTTGGGCAAAACGCCCGTCGTGGTGGTGGGCACGGTCGGCAACCAGAGCATGGAGCATATCAACACAGGCACCTTTGTTGAGAACCTCCAGCGCGCGCTTATAAACTCCGGCAAGGTGAATTTCGTGGCCGGAAAGGCCGAGCGAACCGACATCCGCCAGGAACGGCTGGACCAGGACACCAACGCCTCCGACGCCACACGCAAGGAGCACGGGCAGGAAACCGGCGCGGATTATATGCTGACCGGGGTCCTCAACTCCATCAACGACAGAGAGGGCGGCAAGGAAATCGTATTCTACCAGACCAACCTGAAACTCATAGACGTCAAGACCAGCCAGATTGTCTGGAACGGCGAGAAGAAACTCAAGAAATACGTCAAGCGCGCCAAGCATTCGTGGTAAACATGCGTCCGGTTCTTGCGGCGGCCCTGTGCGCGTGCGCGGCATTCATGTGCGCGTGCGCGGGGCCGTCGCGCGCATACAAGACAAAACTCCAGGGCCAGATAGCCGCCGGCAACTACGACGGGGCCATCGCGGAAATCAACGCCGCGAAAACAAAGGAATATTCCAAAAAGAACTCCGTGCTCTACCATCTGGATTTGGGGATGGTGGAGCATGACGCCGGGAAATGCGAGCAAAGCGACGCCGATTTCGACGCCGCCGAGGCGCGCATGGACGAGCTTTACACTAAAAGCATCTCCCGCGCCGCCGGCACGTTGCTGATAAACGACAACACCACCGAATACGCCGGCGAACCGCACGAGCGCGCGCTGCTCAACGTATTCCGCTCGCTTAATTTCATCTGCCTGGGCAGGCTAGATGACGCCGCCGTGGAAGCGCGCAAGGTCGCGTTTTATCTGGACCATCTGCGCCAGGCGCGGGGCGGCAAGTACAATTACCGCGACGACGGTTTCGCGCAGTATCTGGCCTCGCTGGTGTTTTCCGAGACCGGCAAGGCCGACGACGCGCGCATTTGCATGGCCAACGCCATGAACGCCTATGCCGCATACCCGGCGGGGTTTGCGATGCCAGCTCCGCAGCAGGCCGCCCCCCCCGGCGGGGGAAACGGCGAGATTGTTTTCTTCCATTATAACGGGATGGCTCCTGCGAAAGTGTCCAGAACCTTCCAGGTGGCATGGAACGACGCGGTCATAGCCATGCGCGCCTCCGGCGACGCGGAAGCCGGGGGCGCCCGCGTCAAAAACGCGCTGGACGCCGGCATTCTGGGCAATGCCATAACGGTTTCCTATCCCGAATACGAGGATATGCCCTTCATAATAAAATCCTCCGAGGTTTCAGCGGACTCCGCGGCGGTTTCCGCCAAAACGGAGGTTGTGGAAAACATAGCCGCAATCGCCAGGGACGAGCTTGCCAATGCCGCGGCCGCGCAGCGGACGCGCATGGTGGCGCGCGCGGCAATCAAATACATTCTGGCCAAAGCTGCCGAGCAGAAAGCCGAGCAGCAAAGCCAGGGGCTGGGGCTGCTGGCAAAGGTGGTGGCCGGAGCGGTTACCGCCGCAACCGAAGTGGCCGACACCCGCTCCTGGGCCACTCTGCCGGCTGAAATACGGATGGCCCGGCTGGAACTGCCGCCGGGCAGATACGATTTGAAGCTGACGTTCCGGGACGCTTACGGCAATGCCGCCGCAAGCGATGTTATGAGGGGGGTGGA from the Elusimicrobiales bacterium genome contains:
- the lpoB gene encoding penicillin-binding protein activator LpoB → MKKAYLIPAACALALACGCGTSVQRMDANEVKDVSGAWNDTDSRLTAEEMMADCLSRPWYDNAKAQLGKTPVVVVGTVGNQSMEHINTGTFVENLQRALINSGKVNFVAGKAERTDIRQERLDQDTNASDATRKEHGQETGADYMLTGVLNSINDREGGKEIVFYQTNLKLIDVKTSQIVWNGEKKLKKYVKRAKHSW
- a CDS encoding methyltransferase domain-containing protein, producing MHKLTLHAIAKVLDILQKPFLTNEEEDPSNRVLFEFADIVNAMPDAKILEVGSRNVTGETHKRRNCFHNQAGYTGFDVLAGENVDIVGDAHELSSYFSANSYDAVMASSVFEHLLMPWKVVLEMNIVLKKGGYLYISVPSIWPPHELPCDFWRYLPNSFDGLLNKYTGFKILKTIEGVPCRVVSLAGDKGTRNHILYKQNQHVALIAQKIGDPDQNLKWDVKLQDITSCAYPH